The genomic interval GGCAGCAGCGCGCGGGCACCGTCGATATCGCCGGATTCGAGCCGATCGGCCATGTCCCGACCGGTGCGCGCGAGGCTCCGCCCGCCCAGTACCGTCCACGTCGCGAGCGCCGTCGCCACTATCCCGCCGCGCCGCAGCGCATACCCGAGCCCGACGATCGTCCCCACCGCGACAGCCTCGTGCACCACCCCATTGAGCCGCCGATCGGCATAGGTCACCGACTCCAAAGCGCTTGCCGCCGAACCGAACCCGGCCACCGGATGCCAGCGTTGCGGATCCCCCAGCGCACGATCCAACGCGAATCCGAGCACCAGCCCGGCCGCGGTCACAGTTCCCCTACGCACCTGCCGAGGGTAACGACCACCGCTCCCCTGGCCCCTCCCAACCCCCGAAGCTCTCGCCGACTATTCCTGTCGGCCCCCGACCCGATCGCACCTGCTCCATCGGCATAGTGCCGCCGATGACGATCGCGGCGAAGTTGCCAAAGACCGACCGGTTGGTTGAGATGAAAGGTAGCTACGGCCGCCAGAAGACGGGATGTCACACTTCCGGGCCGTGCGTCGTCATCTCGATGACGATGAACACGACAGGCCCGCCGGGGCCGACCGACCGAACGGCGAGGAACCAGTGAGTACCGAGGCACCGACTCCCGAACCGATCGACGCCGCCCAGTTGGCGCGGCAGTTCGAGGAGCATCGCCCTTATCTGCGGCGGCTGGCCTACAGCACGCTGGGCAGCCTCACCGACGCCGACGACGTGGTGCAGGAGGCGTGGTTGCGGCTGCACCGCCAGCACGAGGCGGGCAAGGCGGGCGAGATCGACAGCCTGCGGGCCTGGCTCACCACCGTCACCGGACGGCTCGCCCTCGACTACCTGGGGTCGGCCCGGGTCCGCCGCGAGCAGTACGTCGGTGAGTGGCTGCCGGAGCCCGAGGTCACCACCTGGGACGACCCGGTCGACCGGCTCTCGCAGGACGAGCGGGTCACCACCGCGCTGCTGGTGGTGCTGGAATCGCTCTCTCCCGCCGAGCGCACCGCGTTCGTGCTGCAGGACGTGTTCGGCATGAGCGGCCCGGAGGTCGCCGAAGTGGTGGGCCGCACCCCGGCCGCGGTGCGGCAGTTGGCATCTCGTGCTCGCAAGCACGTAGAGAACGGCACCCCGCGCTTCCCCGCCTCACCGGATGAGCAGGAGAAGGTGGTGTCGGCGTTCGCGCTGGCCTGGCGCTCCGGCGATCTGAGTGCCTTACTCGGAGTATTGGATTCGAAGGTCAGCCTCACCGCCGACGGCGGCGGCAAGGTGCCCGCCATCCGCAAGCCGGTGCAGGGCGCGGAACTGGTGGCGAAGCTGCTGCTCGGCTGGTATCACGCACCGTCCGCGCACGGTGCGTGGGGCCGCGCGGTGCTGGTCAACGGCCACCCCGGTCTGGTCGTCTTCGACGGGAACCACACCGGCGTCTTCTCTTTCACCGTCGATGCCGGGCGCATCGTGGCCATCGACGTCGTCCGCAACCCCGACAAGTTGCACGATCTCCCCACCGAAGGCGATCCCAACTTCTTCCTGCGCGGCGAGTAGGTCTCGAAACCCCCTGGCCCAGGGAACAATTCGGGCTTCCCGCGGGATCAGCGGGCGCTGCCGCCGGCGGCGCCCGCTGATTCTGTTGATTCGACAGGTAGCGGCGGTTTGTCTACCATCGCGGCGAATCATCAACCAACGATCGGGGATTCATGCAACAGCAGCAGCCGGTGGGACAGCAGAGTTATCCGGAGCAGTCTGCACCGCGACCCGACACCGCGCTGCTGATCGAGACGACCTTCCGCTGCGACAGCGCCACCGCCACCCGCCTGAGCCGCGCCGCCGCGCTGATCGCCTGGCGTCTGCCGGTTCGCTGGGGCCTGCTGCTCGTGCTCCCCGTCTTCCTGTTGACCCGCAACACCATCCACTGGCTCGCTCGAGGCGGCAGTACCACACCCGGTGAAATCGCCGGCGCGGCCTTTGCCGTGCTGGCGGTCGAACTGGTCGCCGTCGGCGTCCTCACCGCGGTCCGGATGAACCGGCCGACGGCGAATATCAAGGCATACAGCTTCTCCGGCGCCCGCATGTCCGCGCAATACACCCGGGACGCGATGGAGCTGAACCTGGTCACCCAATCGCTCACGCACCGTTACCGCGATATCCGCAAGGTCATCACCGCCGACGACGTGGTGTACCTCCAGCCGGTCAACACCAACGGCTACGTCTTGCCGCGCGAACTGGTTCCCGACACCGCGCTCACCCTGCTCCGGAGCGCCCAGAACTGGTCACCCGCCGATCCCTTCCCGTCCGGTAGCTGAACTCAGGCCTGCCCGAACTCGAAGTCCGCCACGTCAGCCAGATCCGACAGCGTCATCAACCGGTGCAATGGCCGCACACCCGCGCCGCAATTCCTCACCCGCCGGACCGCCTCGGCTGCCAGCAGGGCGGTAGCACGCGACTGATTGCGGCCGCGCGCCCACCGAGCGGGCCCGGATCCGGGACGTGCCAGCACCAACCACTGATCGGTGCCCGGGAAGTGCAGGCCTCGCGGCATGTGGGCCGCACCTGGTAACCAGGTCAATGCCGCCAGTCCGGTCGTGGCGAGGCGGGAGTCGACGGCGAAGTAGGTGTGTACCGGCACGCCGAGTTCGCGGGTCAGTGTGTGCTGATCGGAGAAGTCGGCCCGGTACATCCGCCGCCGCCCGTGGCCCGGTAGCCGGAATGTCTTGGGACGGCTGAAGTTTCGGATGTTCCCGTCGTCGGCGTGGAATTCGCGACCGAGCAGGCCGTAGGTCCATGCCGTCGCGGCCGCGCCGTGCCGTTCACCGGCGCCGAGCAGTACCGCCAGGTCGATCGGCCCGCTCGTTTGCGCGTGCACCGCCACGGCCAGCAGATTCGTCAGCCCGGGAGCGAGCCCCACATCGACGATCACGGGGCCCGCTCGTTCGGTATCACGTAGTCGCGCAACATATTCCGCATTCGCGGTGATATCGATGAAAGCAGCGCCCGCAGCACCCGCCAACCGCGCCGGCTGGATGTCCTCGGTTCCGGCGGCATTGACGACAACGTCGACCTTCCCGAGCGCGGATCGGTAGGACTGCGGGTCATTCAGATCCAGCACGAGATCGGCGCGTTCCGGATCACGCCCGGCCACCACGACGGTGTCCCCGGCGGCCCGTAAACGAGGGACCAGGTGCCGACCCACCGCCCCGTACCCGCCCAGCACCAGCACCCTCATCGATTCACCCTTCGCTAGAGCAGCACTCCAGTGAGAGTTTCACTGAAGTGCCACTCCAGTCAAGTAGCATCTGCGCCATGACAGGGAAAGGAACCGGCGTCCGCGCGGCCCGGACGACGGCCAATCGCGCCCGAATGCTCACGGCGGCACGCGACCTGTTCGCCCGCCGCGGCTACACGGCCACAACCATGAAGGCCATCGCCGAGGAAGCGGGCATGGCGGTGCAAACGCTCTACTTCACCTTCGCTACGAAGCGCGCCATCCTGTCCGAACTGCTGGACATCGAAATCGCCGGCGACACCGAACCGATCGCCACCATGGAGCGTCCCTGGTTCGCCGCCGCCGTCGCGGCCACACCGGCCGAGCAGATCAAGCTCCAAGTCGAGGCGGCGGCAACGATTCTCGGGCGCGTCAGCCCGCTGCTGGAGGTCATCCGTTCGGCCGCCGCGACCGACCACGAACTCGCCGAGCTCTGGCAGACCAACCTCGCGCAGCGGCACCTCGTGCAGCAACGTCTCGCCGAGGCCTTGGCCGCGAAAACCCCATTGCGTACCGATGTCGAGACCGCCGCCGACATCGGCTCGGCCGTGCTCGCCCCCGAGACCTATCACCTGCTTGTCCACGAACGCGGATGGTCGCCCGCGAAATGGACCTCCTGGGCTATCGACGCCCTTACCCGGCAACTGCTGCCGTGAGTGTTCAGCCGGCGTCGAGCACGCTGGCGGGCACCCCATAGGGCAGGAAACGGACGCGCCGCCGATCATCGGTGTTGTCGCGATGGGCACGCAGTGCTTCCAGCTCGCTCGGGAAGACCTGGTCGACCCGCGCCGCGCCGTCATCGTCGAGGGTGTAGATCACCCAGGCCCCGCTGCCGGTCTCCCCGGTGGTCGGCCCCTCCGGTTTCGGCGCGCTCGGGCGCTCCGGCTGGACGAACTGGCCGAGCAGCGAGGCCAGCGTGTTGAAGCTGGTGCGGTCGATGTACTGACTGGCCTGTTCGAGCTTGTCCCGGAATTCTCCGCCTACCTCGCGCAGCGCGCGTTCGAAGTCTTCCGGATCGATCCCGAACGGTCCATTGTTTGCCATGCCCTCAGTGTCCTCGCGCATCGCGGATTTCGCCACGTCGCTCGATCCCGGCGGTCCGACAGGCCGCGAAATGGGGGAATTCGGGTGCGGCACGCCTCAGATCTCGACCTCGCGTCCGAGCGGCGGAATCCGCAACTGCGCTGCGCGGCCCGCGTATCCGAAGGTGCGGGCCAAGTAGTCGAGGGTTTCGCTGAAGTGCGCCCAGCCCTCGGCGTGCACCGGCACGATCACGGCATCGCCCAGCTTCGCCGCGGCCTGTACCGCGGTGCGCGCGTTCAAGGTGAGGTCGGTATCACCGAAGCGGCCCGGATTAGCCGCACCGACGAACAGAATCGCGATATCGATCCGGCCGATCCGCTCGGCGATCTCGCCGACCAGCTCGACCGAGGCGTTGTCTCCGGACACGTATACCGTCGGCTCCCCGTCCGCCCGCAGCACGAAACCGGTGACGATACCGGTGACCGGTTCGCAGCCTTCGGGGCCGTGCAGCGCCGGTACCGCCGTCACGGTCACCGGACCGATCGTCGCGGTCTCCCATTTGGTCATGCCGCGCACACCGTCGATCCGCTCGGCGGCATCCGGCGTGGACAGGACGGTCCCCGCCGAACGCAGCAGTTCCCGGCCGGAATTGTCGAGGTTGTCCGCGTGCTGGTCATGCGACAGCAGCACCACGTCGATGGGGCCGAGCTGCTGCACCGGCACCGCGGGACCGGTGAGTTTGTGCAAGGTGACCGGGCCGGGGTAGTCGCCCGGCTCGTCGAAAGTGGGGTCGGTGAGCCAGGTCAGCCCGCCGTACCGGAAGCGCAGCGTGGGGCCGCCGATGTGCAGGGCTTGCAGGCTGGTGCGTTCGATCGTCTCGGTCATGAGAACGATCCTGCGCGGCGGCGCGGCCACGGAACAGTGGCCCGCGAGTCACGCTACGCTAAGATCGGGCCATGCATTCCGTGGCCGTTCTCGCCTTCGACGGCATCAGCCCGTTCCACCTGTCCGTGCCCACCTTGGTGTTCGGTCGCGTCGGCGCCGGTGATCCGAGCGGCCCCTACGAAGTTCAGGTGTGCGCCGAGAACCCCGGAAATCTCAGCACCCCAGCCGGTTTCGATATCCACGTGCAACACGGCCTGGAGATCTTCGAGCACGCGGACACTATTGTCATCCCGAGCTGGATCCCCGGCGCGGGCATCTCCCCCGGCTTGCACACCGCGCTCAATCGGGCCCACGCCAACGGTGCCCGCGTCGTCGGCCTGTGCCTCGGCGCCTGGGCCGTGGCGGCCAGCGGCTTGGCCGACGGACGCGAGATCACCACCCACTGGGCCTCCGCGGACGAGCTGGCCCGCGCCTACCCCGCGATCGAGGTCCGCGCCGACACACTCTGGTCCGATCTGGGCGACCTCATCACCTCCGCGGGCGTCGCCGCCGCCCTGGACTGCTGCCTGCACCTGGTCCGGCACGACCTGGGCAGCCGCGCCGCCACCGAACTCGCGCGCGCCCTGGTCACCGCACCGCACCGCAGCGGCTCGCAGGCCCAGTACATCCCCGTCGCCGTCCCCGACGCCGCCGACGACGATCCCATCGAACACGCGATGCTCTGGGCCCGAACGCATCTCGGCGATCCGATCGATCTGGACAGCTGGGCCGCCGTCGCCGTGCTGTCGCGCCGCACCTTCACTCGCCACTTTCGCGATCGCACCGGCACCAGCCCACAACAGTGGCTGCTGCTACAGCGCACCGACCGCGCCCGCCTGTTGCTGGAGACCACCGACGACACCGTAGACCGCATCGCCGCCGATACCGGTTTCGGCACCGCCGTCAGCCTGCGGCACCACTTCCACCGCATCCTCGGCACCAGCCCCGCCGCCCATCGCGCCCTGTTCCGCCGCACCTCGGTGGCCTGACCGCAGTCCGCGGCACGATAGGTTGCCAAGCATGATGATCGAGATCGGCGGAGTGGCGCCGGAGATTGACGACCAGGCGTGGCTGGCCCCGACCGCGACCGTGATCGGGCGGGTGCGCCTGGCCGCCGAGGTGAGCATTTGGTACAACGCGGTGTTGCGCGGCGATCTGGAGGACATCAGCGTCGGAGCCAAGACCAACATTCAGGACGGCTGCGTGCTGCACGCCGATCCCGGGATGCCGCTGACCGTCGGCGCGGGAGTTTCGGTGGGGCACAACGCGATTCTGCACGGGTGCACGATCGGTGACGACGTGCTGGTCGGCATGGGCGCGACGGTGCTGAACGGCGCGGTGATCGGGGCGGGCAGCCTGATCGCGGCCAACGCCCTGATCCCGGAGGGCGCGCAGATTCCGCCGGGCTCGCTGGTGGCCGGCGTTCCCGGCAAAGTTCGCCGCGAGTTGACCGAACCCGAGCTCGATCGCATCCGGCTCAACTGCGCGGTCTACCTGCACAACATGGCGAGCCACCGGGACGCAAAGGTCTTGTGAAGATTGGTGTGAGACAGCCCACACTGATCAATCGTCCAGTAAGAACCACTGATAACATTTTGCCTGCGTGCCCGGCGTCCCGGGGGCTCTTGCCGAGACGTTGAACCGTCCGCCCCGGGGACATATCTGGGCGAGGCGTGTATGGCAGGAGGTATCACGGTGGCGTACGGGGAACCGGTCGTTATGCACCGATCGAAGACGCGGTCCACGGGGGCGGCGGTCGCCGCGAGTGGCGGGCTGCGCAAACTCAGCGTGGCCGATATCGCGGCGCAGCCCGGAGGAATCGAAGCTCTCCAGCGCCGTGTGCACGAATTGCGTTCCAGCGGCATCGATTTCGCGGCCAACGCGATCGAGCAGGAGATGGCCGCCTTCGATTTACCGCGCGGTTAGGGCGATAGCGGACGCACGATCGACGGTGCCGGTGAAATAATGAATGCCCCGCACCAGCACCGTCGCTGCGGCACACCATCCGGCCACTGACTGGAGCCCCATGCCGAACGTCCCGTCCATCCTGCAGCGCATCCTCGAAAAGCCCGTGACCGACGGCGAGAAGCTGCTGGAAAGCGCCCTGTCGGCATTCCTGGACTTCGGGATCAAGCGCACCAGCATGGGCGAGGTCGCGCGCCGGGCCGGCATCAGCCCCGCCACGCTGTACCGGCGCTTCGAATCGAAGAACGATCTGGTCGAAGCGGTCGGCGTGCGCGAAGCGCAACGCTTCGTCGCCGAGATCGACAAGCGCGTCCAGGGCATCGAGGGCGGTCCCGACGAGCAACTGGTGGAGATCTTCGTCGCGTTCATCGCGGCCATCGCGGGCAACAAACTCCTGCGCCGCCTGGTAACCACCGAACCCGATCTGATCCTGCCCCGCCTCACCACCGACGCCGGCCCCATCCTCGCCGTCGGCCGCACCTACCTGGCCACGAAACTGCGCGAATTGCGCCCCGCGGACGGGGATTTCGACGCCGACCTGGTCGCCGAGGTGATGGCCCGGCTCGCGCACTCCCTGGCGCTGACGCCCGACGGCCTCATCCCCCTGTCCGACCCCGCGGCCGGGCGCGAATTCGCGCGCCGCACTCTGCTTCCCATGGTCGGCGTGCACGTCACCGCCTGACGCCCGTCAGCCCGCGAAGGCGAAGTCGACCCGTTCGTCGAGCGTGCGCTGCGCCTCCGCGTCCAGCGGGCGGCCGTCCACGAATTCGCCTACCAGGCCGATGATGTCGGACGACGCCCGCGAGCCGGGATCCGGCACCGGCAACCGCGAGACATACTGGGTGATCCAGCGCCGCCGCCCCGAGTACAACCGGTTGCCGCACACCGCATCGTAGAACCGCAGACCCAATCCCGAATTGGCCACGCCCATCAGCAGATACGCGATTCGCTCGGCACCGATATCGGCAAGGGACATCCAGTAGCAGTCCCCGTTCACCACAGCCCCGGACCGATCGAACGCGAAACGGGGCCGCACACTGATATCCGGAAACACCAGCTTCGGCACTTGCCACAAATGCGGCCGCTGCGGCACCCAGATCTCGAACCACTCCCGGCCGCCCTCGATCACATACTTCCGA from Nocardia goodfellowii carries:
- a CDS encoding TetR/AcrR family transcriptional regulator, with the translated sequence MPNVPSILQRILEKPVTDGEKLLESALSAFLDFGIKRTSMGEVARRAGISPATLYRRFESKNDLVEAVGVREAQRFVAEIDKRVQGIEGGPDEQLVEIFVAFIAAIAGNKLLRRLVTTEPDLILPRLTTDAGPILAVGRTYLATKLRELRPADGDFDADLVAEVMARLAHSLALTPDGLIPLSDPAAGREFARRTLLPMVGVHVTA
- the sigJ gene encoding RNA polymerase sigma factor SigJ, whose protein sequence is MSTEAPTPEPIDAAQLARQFEEHRPYLRRLAYSTLGSLTDADDVVQEAWLRLHRQHEAGKAGEIDSLRAWLTTVTGRLALDYLGSARVRREQYVGEWLPEPEVTTWDDPVDRLSQDERVTTALLVVLESLSPAERTAFVLQDVFGMSGPEVAEVVGRTPAAVRQLASRARKHVENGTPRFPASPDEQEKVVSAFALAWRSGDLSALLGVLDSKVSLTADGGGKVPAIRKPVQGAELVAKLLLGWYHAPSAHGAWGRAVLVNGHPGLVVFDGNHTGVFSFTVDAGRIVAIDVVRNPDKLHDLPTEGDPNFFLRGE
- a CDS encoding TetR/AcrR family transcriptional regulator, whose protein sequence is MTGKGTGVRAARTTANRARMLTAARDLFARRGYTATTMKAIAEEAGMAVQTLYFTFATKRAILSELLDIEIAGDTEPIATMERPWFAAAVAATPAEQIKLQVEAAATILGRVSPLLEVIRSAAATDHELAELWQTNLAQRHLVQQRLAEALAAKTPLRTDVETAADIGSAVLAPETYHLLVHERGWSPAKWTSWAIDALTRQLLP
- a CDS encoding MBL fold metallo-hydrolase; this translates as MTETIERTSLQALHIGGPTLRFRYGGLTWLTDPTFDEPGDYPGPVTLHKLTGPAVPVQQLGPIDVVLLSHDQHADNLDNSGRELLRSAGTVLSTPDAAERIDGVRGMTKWETATIGPVTVTAVPALHGPEGCEPVTGIVTGFVLRADGEPTVYVSGDNASVELVGEIAERIGRIDIAILFVGAANPGRFGDTDLTLNARTAVQAAAKLGDAVIVPVHAEGWAHFSETLDYLARTFGYAGRAAQLRIPPLGREVEI
- a CDS encoding GlxA family transcriptional regulator gives rise to the protein MHSVAVLAFDGISPFHLSVPTLVFGRVGAGDPSGPYEVQVCAENPGNLSTPAGFDIHVQHGLEIFEHADTIVIPSWIPGAGISPGLHTALNRAHANGARVVGLCLGAWAVAASGLADGREITTHWASADELARAYPAIEVRADTLWSDLGDLITSAGVAAALDCCLHLVRHDLGSRAATELARALVTAPHRSGSQAQYIPVAVPDAADDDPIEHAMLWARTHLGDPIDLDSWAAVAVLSRRTFTRHFRDRTGTSPQQWLLLQRTDRARLLLETTDDTVDRIAADTGFGTAVSLRHHFHRILGTSPAAHRALFRRTSVA
- a CDS encoding NAD-dependent epimerase/dehydratase family protein, giving the protein MRVLVLGGYGAVGRHLVPRLRAAGDTVVVAGRDPERADLVLDLNDPQSYRSALGKVDVVVNAAGTEDIQPARLAGAAGAAFIDITANAEYVARLRDTERAGPVIVDVGLAPGLTNLLAVAVHAQTSGPIDLAVLLGAGERHGAAATAWTYGLLGREFHADDGNIRNFSRPKTFRLPGHGRRRMYRADFSDQHTLTRELGVPVHTYFAVDSRLATTGLAALTWLPGAAHMPRGLHFPGTDQWLVLARPGSGPARWARGRNQSRATALLAAEAVRRVRNCGAGVRPLHRLMTLSDLADVADFEFGQA
- a CDS encoding gamma carbonic anhydrase family protein; translation: MMIEIGGVAPEIDDQAWLAPTATVIGRVRLAAEVSIWYNAVLRGDLEDISVGAKTNIQDGCVLHADPGMPLTVGAGVSVGHNAILHGCTIGDDVLVGMGATVLNGAVIGAGSLIAANALIPEGAQIPPGSLVAGVPGKVRRELTEPELDRIRLNCAVYLHNMASHRDAKVL